GATATTGCCAATGATGAGCAGGGTGACGATGACGATGGTGAACATGAACAGCGTGGTCAGCGTGCCGACGGCGAACATGACCGGTGTGGTCGCCGCTCCGAGCAGACCGGTCAATTCCATGGGCATGGTGTTGCCGGTGCCGATATTGAGGCCGGCGCGGGCGGATTCTTCATAGGACGAGGTGAAGCCGGCCATGGCGATGCCGATGACGCCCGGCAGGATCAAGGGCAGGATGACATATTGAAAGCGCTGCCGCGCCGTGGCGCCGAGATCGGTGGCGGCCTCTTCAAAGGCCGGATCCATGCGCCCCAGGATGATGAACATGATCAGCAGGCCGAAGGGCAGCGACCAGGTCAGCTGGGCGCCGATGCCGGAATGCCACCATTCCGAGCGCATGCCGAGCAGGTTGAGCGTCAGGGCAATGCCGAAACCGACAAAGATGCCGGGCACCACCATGCTGGCGATGGCCGAGTAGAACACGAAATTGGCGCCGGCATATTTGCGGCGGAACGACACCCCGGCGGCCACGGCGATGAGCATGGTCAGCGCGGAGACGATCAGGCACATGCGCATGGAGCGCCAGAAGGAATTGTGGATGTCACCGACACCGCGCCCGCCGGCCGTGAACAGAGTTTCAAACCAGACGGTGGAGAAGCCGCGCATCGGAAAGCTCATGCCGCCTTCGGGGCCCTGAAAGCTCAGGATGTAGACACAGGCCATCGGCCCGTAGAGAAACACGATGAACAGCGCGAAGATAGCGGACAGCACATAAAAGGACAGCGGGCGGCGTATCATGCTCAGTTCCTCGCAAGTTCTTTACGGATATCGACCACACGCAGCAGCGTGCCGACGATCAGCATGACAATGATCAGCATGATCACCGACTTGGCGGCGGCCGGCGGATACATGAAGGCGTTGATCTCGTTCATGATGGCGCCGGCGGGCGTATTGACCTGGTTGCCGCTCAGCGCCTTGACGATGAAACCATCGCCCATCACT
This sequence is a window from Devosia beringensis. Protein-coding genes within it:
- a CDS encoding ABC transporter permease yields the protein MIRRPLSFYVLSAIFALFIVFLYGPMACVYILSFQGPEGGMSFPMRGFSTVWFETLFTAGGRGVGDIHNSFWRSMRMCLIVSALTMLIAVAAGVSFRRKYAGANFVFYSAIASMVVPGIFVGFGIALTLNLLGMRSEWWHSGIGAQLTWSLPFGLLIMFIILGRMDPAFEEAATDLGATARQRFQYVILPLILPGVIGIAMAGFTSSYEESARAGLNIGTGNTMPMELTGLLGAATTPVMFAVGTLTTLFMFTIVIVTLLIIGNIAKRRQMRLAAQHA